A section of the Microbacterium sp. MM2322 genome encodes:
- a CDS encoding alpha/beta fold hydrolase, with amino-acid sequence MKASRRAVPDDARSATIVALRSTIVALATAFVSATGLLALLAGRVARRVVTPSARTPDTTIVDVDIVAQTITLSRSDDTVLPGRYGLFTTGTKSYVKLGTVLTARGDTVTRKLLTEIDENDRLTAAAAFSGWYFAEPGELHLPFERVMVPTALGPCPAWVFPAGQPTDVWAVHIHGRGTTRAETLRAVPVFHAAGITSILTSYRNDTDAPRSRGGSSALGATEWRDVDRAIGYARRSGARRIVLMGWSMGGAIAMQLAMNSAHRDLIEGVVLDSPVVDWRQVLTHHADSSGIPRPLTRAALGALTRPWASAVTGAADPIPWGRLDVLARSGELVTPTLILHSDGDDFVPAQASRTLRDRRPDLVELEEFERARHTKLWNYDEERWSSRIREWLDTQGLSGGAASSS; translated from the coding sequence ATGAAGGCTTCCAGGCGCGCCGTTCCCGACGACGCCCGGTCGGCGACGATCGTCGCGCTTCGCAGCACGATCGTCGCTCTGGCTACCGCTTTCGTCAGCGCGACGGGCCTTCTCGCCCTTCTTGCCGGGCGCGTCGCACGCCGGGTCGTCACCCCTTCGGCGCGCACTCCCGACACCACGATCGTCGACGTCGACATCGTCGCGCAGACGATCACTCTGTCCCGCTCCGACGACACCGTCCTGCCCGGGCGTTACGGCCTCTTCACGACGGGTACCAAGAGTTACGTCAAGCTCGGCACGGTGCTGACAGCCCGCGGCGACACGGTCACCCGAAAGCTGCTGACCGAGATCGACGAGAACGACCGGCTCACCGCCGCCGCCGCCTTCAGCGGGTGGTACTTCGCCGAGCCGGGCGAACTTCACCTCCCCTTCGAGCGTGTGATGGTGCCGACGGCTCTCGGTCCGTGCCCCGCCTGGGTTTTCCCGGCAGGCCAGCCCACGGACGTCTGGGCGGTCCACATCCACGGCCGCGGCACCACGCGTGCCGAGACCCTGCGTGCCGTGCCGGTCTTCCACGCAGCGGGGATCACCTCGATCCTCACGTCGTATCGCAACGACACCGACGCCCCGCGGAGCAGGGGCGGGAGCTCTGCTCTGGGCGCGACCGAGTGGCGCGACGTCGACCGGGCGATCGGCTACGCCCGTCGTTCTGGCGCACGACGCATCGTGTTGATGGGCTGGTCGATGGGAGGCGCCATCGCCATGCAGCTCGCGATGAATTCGGCTCACCGCGACCTCATCGAGGGTGTCGTGCTCGACTCGCCGGTCGTCGATTGGCGCCAGGTGCTCACCCACCACGCCGACTCGAGCGGCATCCCGCGTCCGCTCACGCGGGCCGCGCTCGGGGCACTGACCCGCCCGTGGGCGTCCGCGGTGACGGGAGCGGCCGATCCGATCCCCTGGGGCAGGCTCGACGTCCTGGCCCGTTCCGGGGAGTTGGTCACGCCGACCCTGATCCTCCACAGCGACGGGGACGACTTCGTGCCGGCGCAGGCGTCTCGAACGCTACGGGATCGGCGGCCCGACCTCGTCGAGCTCGAGGAGTTCGAGCGCGCTCGCCACACCAAGCTCTGGAACTACGACGAAGAGCGGTGGTCGTCCCGCATCCGCGAGTGGCTGGACACTCAGGGACTCAGCGGCGGCGCAGCCTCAAGTAGCTGA
- a CDS encoding ribonuclease D: MAEYEVIADQDAAAAAASRLAVGHGPVAVDVERASGFRYSQRAYLIQVFRRGSEVFLFDPPAIGDLSALQAAIGGEEWVLHAASQDLPSLREAGLEPPRIFDTELAARLLGHERVGLGAVVEETLGISLAKAHSAADWSTRPLPQGWLEYAALDVLHLIDVRDALATELEEQGKTAFAEEEFEAVRTRAPKPPREEPWRRLSGLHTVRGRRALAVARALWAAREDFARTEDVSPGRLVPDRSLVAAVIADPATKQDLARVKDFTGRASRSQLDRWWAAIETGRNDPALPSERGSGDGMPPPRAWADRNPAADARLKAARPLVEAKAEELHMPPENLLTPDLLRRVAWNPPAEVDAPSISEALRELGARSWQIEQTAQLIAAAFVDSVQSADAASETAS; the protein is encoded by the coding sequence GTGGCTGAATACGAGGTCATCGCCGATCAGGATGCGGCGGCGGCCGCAGCGTCGCGCCTAGCGGTGGGGCACGGCCCTGTCGCTGTCGACGTGGAGCGTGCATCGGGGTTCCGATACTCGCAGCGTGCGTACCTGATCCAGGTCTTCCGACGAGGAAGCGAGGTCTTCCTCTTCGACCCGCCCGCAATCGGCGATCTGTCGGCGTTGCAGGCGGCCATCGGCGGCGAGGAGTGGGTGCTTCACGCCGCGAGCCAGGATCTTCCGTCGCTCCGCGAAGCCGGGCTCGAGCCGCCTCGGATCTTCGACACCGAACTCGCCGCCCGCCTCCTCGGCCACGAGCGCGTCGGACTCGGGGCGGTCGTCGAGGAGACTCTCGGAATCTCCCTCGCCAAGGCGCACTCGGCCGCGGACTGGTCGACGCGCCCGCTTCCGCAGGGCTGGTTGGAGTACGCCGCCCTCGATGTGCTGCACCTCATCGACGTCCGCGACGCCCTCGCGACCGAACTCGAGGAGCAGGGCAAGACCGCGTTCGCGGAAGAAGAATTCGAAGCCGTTCGTACGCGCGCACCCAAGCCGCCTCGCGAAGAGCCGTGGCGTCGCCTCAGCGGCCTTCACACGGTGCGGGGCCGTCGCGCCCTCGCCGTCGCCCGCGCACTCTGGGCGGCGCGAGAGGACTTCGCGCGGACGGAGGACGTCTCCCCCGGTCGCCTCGTGCCCGATCGCTCGCTCGTCGCTGCAGTCATCGCCGACCCAGCCACCAAGCAGGACCTCGCTCGCGTCAAGGACTTCACGGGTCGCGCCAGCCGCAGCCAGCTGGACCGCTGGTGGGCCGCGATCGAGACGGGACGGAACGACCCTGCCCTTCCTTCGGAGCGCGGCTCCGGCGACGGGATGCCGCCGCCCCGGGCGTGGGCGGATCGAAATCCCGCGGCGGACGCGCGGCTGAAAGCCGCTCGACCCCTCGTCGAGGCGAAAGCCGAAGAACTTCACATGCCCCCAGAGAACCTGCTGACTCCGGATCTCCTGCGTCGTGTGGCGTGGAATCCGCCGGCTGAGGTGGACGCGCCATCCATCAGCGAGGCCCTCCGCGAACTCGGCGCGCGCTCGTGGCAGATTGAACAGACTGCACAGCTGATCGCCGCAGCCTTTGTCGATTCCGTGCAGAGCGCCGACGCGGCATCTGAGACGGCTTCGTAG
- the zapE gene encoding cell division protein ZapE, whose product MSLTSAGTTHLSERDPKVSGAEMVAALVPPPQFDGATFATYRTDDAYPSQQEAKDLLEVFSSKRSAPASRGGFFRRGKREAPLKPGVYLDGGFGVGKTHLLAAIYHDMPARRKYFGSFIEYTALVGALGYQKTVELFRGADLLCIDEFELDDPGDTMVMTRLIAELVPTGTKLAATSNTPPNALGEGRFAAQDFLREIQAMAEHFQTIRIDGTDYRQRAVDGHAVVLDDAAYESAMTDAATSALVSDDDFGAFIRHLASVHPSRYIRLIEGIGTIGLRDVVGFDDQAAALRFVAFVDRAYDAQIPIRATGVPVDQVFRADMLEGGYRKKYLRAVSRLVALTHS is encoded by the coding sequence GTGTCCCTCACCTCCGCCGGAACCACTCATCTGAGCGAACGCGACCCGAAGGTGAGCGGCGCCGAGATGGTGGCCGCGCTCGTTCCGCCGCCGCAGTTCGACGGCGCGACGTTCGCGACGTACCGCACCGACGACGCGTATCCCTCGCAGCAGGAGGCCAAGGACCTGCTCGAGGTGTTCAGCTCGAAGCGGTCGGCGCCGGCATCCCGCGGCGGATTCTTTCGTCGCGGCAAGCGCGAGGCCCCTCTGAAGCCGGGCGTGTACCTCGACGGCGGATTCGGTGTGGGCAAGACGCACCTCCTCGCGGCGATCTACCACGACATGCCCGCACGTCGGAAGTACTTCGGCTCGTTCATCGAGTACACCGCCCTGGTCGGCGCGCTCGGTTATCAGAAGACCGTGGAGCTCTTCCGCGGCGCGGACCTCCTCTGCATCGACGAGTTCGAACTCGACGATCCGGGTGACACGATGGTGATGACGCGCCTCATTGCGGAGCTCGTCCCGACCGGCACCAAGCTGGCCGCGACCTCGAACACTCCGCCCAACGCCCTCGGTGAAGGTCGTTTCGCCGCGCAGGACTTCCTCCGCGAGATCCAGGCGATGGCCGAGCACTTCCAGACCATCCGCATCGACGGCACGGACTATCGCCAGCGCGCCGTCGACGGTCACGCGGTGGTGCTCGACGACGCCGCGTACGAGAGCGCGATGACGGATGCCGCGACATCCGCCCTCGTCTCGGATGACGACTTCGGGGCGTTCATCCGCCACCTCGCGTCGGTGCACCCGTCTCGCTACATCCGTCTCATCGAAGGCATCGGGACGATCGGACTCCGCGACGTCGTCGGTTTCGACGACCAAGCTGCGGCCCTCCGCTTCGTGGCGTTCGTCGACCGCGCCTACGACGCGCAGATCCCGATCCGTGCGACGGGGGTTCCCGTCGACCAGGTGTTCCGGGCGGACATGCTCGAGGGG
- a CDS encoding DUF3000 domain-containing protein: protein MTEPPSGTPEFLVVSAALRELRFRDDFIVREIAAPASLAPDAIAFAGDVRPDDDGESPYGTGRIVILHDESEPDAWGSAWRIVCFAQAPLESEIGTDPLLADVAWSWLVDALAARGATFHAASGTATKTLSKGFGTLAAEGDGAQIELRASWSPEGSLSSHMDAWGELVCMLAGLPPGSENIAVFGGQRSTRG from the coding sequence GTGACCGAACCCCCGTCCGGGACGCCGGAATTCCTCGTCGTCAGCGCCGCGCTGCGCGAGTTGCGCTTCCGCGACGACTTCATCGTCCGCGAAATCGCAGCCCCGGCCTCGCTCGCGCCCGATGCAATCGCGTTCGCGGGCGACGTGCGCCCCGACGACGACGGCGAGTCCCCCTATGGGACGGGACGCATCGTCATCCTGCACGACGAGTCGGAACCGGATGCCTGGGGCAGCGCCTGGCGGATCGTCTGTTTCGCGCAGGCACCGCTCGAATCGGAGATCGGTACCGACCCGCTCCTCGCCGACGTAGCCTGGTCGTGGCTGGTCGATGCCCTCGCCGCGCGCGGAGCGACGTTCCACGCGGCATCCGGCACGGCGACCAAGACCCTGTCGAAGGGTTTCGGAACGCTGGCTGCGGAGGGTGACGGTGCGCAGATCGAGCTTCGCGCATCGTGGTCTCCCGAAGGAAGCCTGAGCAGTCATATGGATGCCTGGGGTGAGCTGGTCTGCATGTTGGCCGGTCTTCCCCCGGGCTCGGAGAACATCGCCGTTTTCGGCGGGCAGCGGAGTACACGTGGCTGA
- a CDS encoding thiolase family protein: MAELSDVYFVDGIRTPFGRAGEKGMYWNTRADDLAVKATIGLMERNHAVPADRVDDVAIAATSQTGEQGLTLGRSVAILAGLPQTVPGFAIDRMCAGAMTSVTTMAASIGVGMYDVALAGGVEHMGHYPIGGNADPNPRFVAEKMVDPGALNMGVTAERIFDRYPQLTKERSDRFGMLSQHKAQAAYDAGKFQPDLVSVAVKDASGAWGLATEDEGRRPQTTMADLAALKTPFRPHGRVTAGTSSPLTDGATMSLLAGGGAVKELGLAPKMRLVSFAFAGVQPEIMGIGPIPSTEKALKKAGLKISDIGLFELNEAFAVQVISLLDHFGIADDDPRVNQWGGAIALGHPLAASGVRLMIQLAAQFAERPDVRYGLTAMCVGLGQGGSVIWENPHYNGKKK, from the coding sequence GTGGCCGAGCTTTCGGACGTCTATTTCGTCGACGGAATACGCACCCCGTTCGGGCGTGCCGGCGAAAAGGGCATGTATTGGAACACCCGAGCCGACGACCTCGCCGTCAAGGCGACGATCGGCCTGATGGAGCGGAACCACGCGGTTCCGGCTGATCGCGTCGACGACGTCGCGATCGCCGCGACCAGTCAGACGGGCGAACAGGGCCTCACCCTCGGCCGTTCGGTGGCGATCCTCGCGGGGCTTCCCCAGACCGTTCCCGGTTTCGCCATCGACCGGATGTGTGCGGGCGCCATGACGAGCGTCACGACAATGGCCGCATCCATCGGGGTCGGCATGTACGACGTCGCACTCGCGGGTGGCGTCGAGCACATGGGGCATTACCCGATCGGGGGGAACGCCGATCCCAACCCGCGCTTCGTCGCGGAGAAGATGGTCGACCCCGGCGCTCTCAACATGGGGGTGACGGCAGAGCGCATCTTCGATCGCTACCCGCAGCTGACCAAAGAGCGTTCCGACCGGTTTGGCATGCTCAGCCAGCACAAGGCGCAGGCCGCCTACGACGCCGGCAAGTTCCAACCCGACCTGGTTTCCGTCGCGGTGAAGGATGCCTCCGGCGCCTGGGGCCTGGCGACCGAGGATGAGGGACGCCGTCCGCAGACGACGATGGCCGACCTCGCCGCACTGAAGACGCCGTTCCGCCCGCATGGGCGCGTGACGGCGGGCACGTCGTCGCCGCTCACCGACGGCGCGACGATGTCACTGCTGGCCGGCGGCGGTGCCGTCAAGGAGCTCGGCCTCGCGCCGAAGATGCGCCTCGTCTCGTTCGCCTTCGCCGGCGTTCAGCCCGAGATCATGGGGATCGGTCCGATCCCGTCGACCGAGAAGGCGTTGAAGAAGGCCGGGCTGAAGATCAGCGACATCGGCCTGTTCGAGTTGAACGAGGCCTTCGCGGTTCAGGTGATCTCGCTGCTCGACCACTTCGGGATCGCCGATGACGATCCGCGGGTCAACCAGTGGGGCGGTGCGATCGCGCTGGGTCACCCCCTGGCGGCATCCGGCGTTCGCCTGATGATCCAGCTCGCCGCACAGTTCGCCGAGCGTCCCGATGTCCGGTACGGGCTCACCGCCATGTGCGTCGGGCTCGGGCAGGGCGGTTCGGTCATCTGGGAGAACCCCCACTACAACGGCAAGAAGAAGTGA
- a CDS encoding 3-hydroxyacyl-CoA dehydrogenase NAD-binding domain-containing protein: protein MTNYDQIDFSPLLSLSDSEVVTNSPVRDITLASGKVLALITLDNGRDHTRPNTLGPATLTALGATLDGLAARAAAGEIHAVGITGKQYILAAGADLSEVSNVGSVENARLIAQLGHHVLGKLSDLGVPSFAFVNGLALGGGLEIALNSTYRTVDASAPAIALPEVFLGIIPGWGGAYLLPNLIGIENALEVVISNPLKQNRVLKPQQAFDLGIMDAIFPASNYLEASLRWADGVLGGSVKVERKNTPGKIERLTKWPIAVKMARGMLESKIGTVPRSPYVALDLLDKAKSGTKAEGFAREDEALASLVTGDQFAASMYAFDLVQKRAKRPVGAPDKALAKKVTKVGVIGAGLMASQFALLFVRKLQVPVLITDLDQARVDKGVAYIHDEIGKLEAKGRLDGDAANRLRALVTGTTDKSAYADCDFVIEAVFEEVGVKQSVFAEIEAVVAEDAILATNTSSLSVEEIGAKLAHPERLVGFHFFNPVAVMPLIEVVKTPKTSDAALSTAFVVAKGLGKNAVLTADAPGFVVNRLLAKVMGEAARAVYEGTPVADVEKAFAPLGLPMGPFQLIDLVGWKVAAHVQDTMVGAFPERFYANENFHELAALDEVVEKDKGGRVTGFTKAAEKVARKATGSTPASAEEILRRVQDGLAHEIKLMLDEGVVPEVEDIDLCLILGAGWPFIDGGATPYLDREGASDRVFGDTFHHPPIRGIA from the coding sequence ATGACGAACTACGACCAGATCGATTTCTCCCCCCTGCTCTCCCTTTCGGACAGCGAGGTCGTGACGAACTCCCCCGTCCGCGACATCACGCTCGCGAGCGGCAAGGTGCTCGCCCTCATCACGCTCGACAACGGTCGCGATCACACGCGGCCCAACACACTGGGGCCGGCGACTCTGACGGCGCTGGGCGCGACCCTCGACGGCCTCGCCGCTCGCGCGGCCGCCGGCGAGATTCACGCTGTCGGCATCACGGGCAAGCAGTACATCCTCGCCGCCGGCGCTGATCTCAGCGAGGTCAGCAACGTCGGCTCGGTCGAGAACGCACGCCTCATCGCGCAGCTCGGCCACCACGTGCTCGGGAAGCTGTCCGATCTGGGTGTGCCGTCGTTCGCATTCGTGAACGGCCTCGCCTTGGGCGGCGGTCTCGAGATCGCCCTGAACTCCACCTACCGGACGGTCGATGCCTCCGCGCCCGCGATCGCACTCCCGGAAGTGTTCCTCGGCATCATCCCCGGGTGGGGCGGTGCATACCTCCTCCCGAACCTCATCGGCATCGAGAACGCTCTCGAGGTGGTCATATCCAACCCGCTGAAGCAGAACCGGGTGCTCAAGCCGCAGCAGGCGTTCGACCTCGGCATCATGGACGCGATCTTCCCGGCGTCGAACTACCTCGAGGCGTCGCTGCGATGGGCGGACGGCGTGCTCGGTGGCTCCGTGAAGGTCGAGCGGAAGAACACCCCGGGCAAAATCGAGCGACTCACCAAGTGGCCGATCGCGGTCAAGATGGCTCGCGGGATGCTCGAGTCGAAAATCGGCACCGTCCCGCGCTCCCCTTACGTCGCACTCGATCTGCTCGACAAGGCGAAAAGCGGAACGAAGGCCGAGGGTTTCGCGCGGGAGGACGAGGCGCTCGCCTCACTCGTCACGGGTGACCAGTTCGCGGCATCCATGTACGCGTTCGATCTGGTGCAGAAGCGGGCGAAGCGTCCCGTGGGTGCCCCCGACAAGGCGCTGGCCAAGAAGGTGACGAAGGTCGGTGTGATCGGCGCGGGCCTCATGGCCAGCCAGTTCGCGCTCCTGTTCGTGCGGAAGCTCCAGGTCCCGGTGCTGATCACCGACCTCGATCAGGCCCGCGTCGACAAGGGCGTCGCCTACATCCACGACGAGATCGGCAAGCTCGAGGCCAAGGGCCGGCTCGACGGCGACGCCGCCAACCGACTCCGCGCCCTCGTGACGGGAACGACCGACAAATCGGCGTACGCCGACTGCGACTTCGTGATCGAGGCGGTCTTCGAAGAGGTCGGCGTCAAGCAGTCGGTGTTCGCCGAGATCGAGGCCGTCGTCGCCGAGGACGCCATCCTCGCGACCAACACCTCGTCGCTGTCGGTCGAGGAGATCGGCGCGAAGCTCGCACACCCCGAACGGCTCGTCGGCTTCCACTTCTTCAACCCGGTCGCGGTCATGCCGCTCATCGAGGTCGTGAAGACGCCGAAGACATCGGATGCCGCCCTGTCGACGGCCTTCGTCGTCGCCAAGGGCCTGGGGAAGAACGCGGTCCTGACCGCCGACGCACCCGGGTTCGTCGTGAACCGTCTGCTTGCGAAGGTGATGGGCGAAGCCGCTCGCGCCGTCTACGAAGGCACACCGGTCGCGGATGTCGAGAAGGCGTTCGCGCCGCTCGGACTGCCGATGGGGCCGTTCCAGCTCATCGATCTCGTCGGCTGGAAGGTCGCCGCGCACGTGCAGGACACGATGGTCGGCGCGTTCCCCGAGCGGTTCTACGCGAACGAGAACTTCCACGAACTCGCCGCGCTGGACGAGGTCGTCGAGAAGGACAAGGGCGGCCGGGTCACCGGCTTCACCAAGGCTGCGGAGAAGGTGGCGAGGAAGGCGACCGGCTCGACCCCGGCATCCGCCGAAGAGATCCTCCGCCGCGTGCAGGACGGACTCGCGCACGAGATCAAGCTGATGCTCGACGAGGGCGTCGTGCCCGAGGTCGAGGACATCGACCTCTGCCTCATCCTCGGCGCCGGCTGGCCGTTCATCGACGGCGGCGCGACGCCGTACCTCGACCGCGAGGGCGCGAGCGACCGGGTGTTCGGTGACACGTTCCACCACCCGCCGATCCGCGGGATCGCCTGA
- a CDS encoding dihydrofolate reductase family protein, translated as MWVTEVLPSSGERMDAASPEGRRWLAHRYAPIETDWVRLNMITSLTGSAVGPDGTSNTLTNRADRAILGVIRASADAIIVGAETVRAEGYLLPRRSRLAVITSSGDLAGHRLDPDPDGPDDQVLLVMPPGTEAPPPSHGVTVVRVAATDGRMTATGILSALTERGLRHIVCEGGPMLAAQFAADDLIDEYCVTAAPHLVPTAGPFLPLRRPIDTRPAGVLVDDDGFSYLRLRRR; from the coding sequence GTGTGGGTGACAGAGGTGCTGCCGTCGTCCGGCGAGCGTATGGACGCCGCGAGTCCGGAGGGACGCCGCTGGCTCGCCCACCGTTACGCGCCAATCGAGACGGACTGGGTCCGGCTCAACATGATCACGTCGCTCACCGGCTCCGCTGTCGGCCCCGATGGGACGAGCAACACACTCACCAACCGGGCCGATCGAGCGATCCTGGGCGTCATCCGTGCCAGCGCCGACGCGATCATCGTCGGCGCGGAGACAGTTCGAGCGGAGGGTTACCTCCTCCCCCGTCGCTCGCGCTTGGCCGTCATCACGAGCTCCGGTGACCTCGCCGGGCACCGCCTCGACCCCGACCCCGACGGACCTGACGACCAGGTCCTGCTGGTCATGCCCCCCGGCACCGAAGCGCCACCGCCTTCCCACGGCGTCACGGTGGTTCGCGTCGCCGCGACCGATGGACGGATGACGGCGACCGGCATCCTCTCGGCGCTCACCGAGCGCGGACTTCGGCACATCGTCTGCGAGGGCGGTCCGATGCTGGCCGCGCAATTCGCCGCCGACGATCTCATCGACGAATACTGCGTGACCGCGGCGCCCCACCTCGTGCCGACCGCGGGTCCGTTCCTGCCCCTCCGACGACCCATCGACACCCGGCCCGCAGGCGTTCTCGTGGACGACGATGGGTTCAGCTACTTGAGGCTGCGCCGCCGCTGA